A window of Streptomyces kaniharaensis contains these coding sequences:
- a CDS encoding KOW motif-containing protein — protein MSSIQVGDEVEVTSGRYAGGRGRVVWVGPEDVEIRGLIGWLAEAFCSLPRVRPADLRRIGPADRA, from the coding sequence ATGAGCAGCATCCAGGTAGGCGACGAGGTCGAGGTGACCTCGGGCCGGTACGCCGGTGGTCGGGGCCGGGTCGTCTGGGTCGGGCCGGAGGACGTCGAGATCCGGGGGCTGATCGGCTGGTTGGCCGAGGCGTTCTGTTCCCTGCCGCGCGTCCGCCCCGCCGACCTGCGCCGGATCGGCCCCGCCGACCGGGCCTGA